Part of the Citrus sinensis cultivar Valencia sweet orange chromosome 2, DVS_A1.0, whole genome shotgun sequence genome, tatatatgactcaaaatatatattccttTCATGAACAAAATCATTcattgaacaaattaataagcaACAATTCAATATATAACTTAGTGTTAGTTATCTTAGTTTAGTTGTTTTAGTTGATAAAACTTCTTAAATTGAAGCAAGAGTTTGGAATTTCAACTCCAACTCATATAAGTAAACAGAGGATTTAATCACTAAGAGTCCGTCTGTTATAGTTTTTCaaatagaatttattaaaatagaacttttatttaaaaaaaattagttttctaACTACTAAtcagagtttttattaaaaattataaaattattttaatggacaagttttttaaaactatgatttgaaaaaaatgaaataagattgaaataaaattatcaaataagtagagaatattttatattttcaaaactcaaatttgaGTCTTTGTCGGTACTTGGTAAaggcaaaataatttatttaatcttaaaaaactttaaaaaataataaaaattttaataagagtttatgagattaaataagcacttatgacAACTAAATAAGATATACCAAACAAAATACTAATTCTATTATgcttaataaagaaagtaaataagatataaaaaataattgaaagtgAAAACTAGTGTTGGTGATGTAACACGAGATGGTGGCACTTAAATGCTAAGGGCTATGTAAAATGCCAACCAACTAACAAATAGTGGCTgtgctttatttaattatcttgtttattttatttttatttttatttgtcagaTTCCGGGAATCGAATCAGGCCCATTTGAGTGGAAATTTGGGCCCGATGTGTGAATTTTTGGGTCACCTATCGGGCTTTTATGTCAGCacagaaaaaaattctttactAAAAGCACCTCGTATATACTCTAGTTACACCCAATTCTGTTACAAACGTGCCAAGGGTGTAATAAGAACAATCGGggatgtatttttatttttactttttcttccAATATCCCTCATTTTAATTTGGGCTTTTGAAGCCCAAGTAAGAGCGAAAAGCCCAAACTTGTTCACTGGCCTAATTAGTCCACTGGTTTTATCTATTATcccatattttaattaaaattgtccCTTATTTTTAGTGCAAATAGAAAAATGCCACTTGTTttcaaagagaaaaacaaaaaaatggcttttttttaattactacaaaattacaattaaaaatctatcgaaaataatttttttttatggcaCAAGTATACTCAAATTTCtattatcatattaaaatatatacaacGATTATCTGATTCCATGTTGTCAAATGCTCAAAAAACTTGTTGACTCATGCTCATTATTTATGacattcaattaaaaaaaatatagacaAAGAAAGAGGctcgaattattattattattattattttccatgAATCATTGAAgtgggaggaaaaaaaaaaaaaaaaaaaaggaaagaaaacaaCGAAGCAATACTCGGAATGACGTGTTAACTAACAACAGCTCATTAAATGGCCTTTTTGTAGTTTTTTGACGCGCACATGACCAACACTGGCCTGCCAATTTCACTTTCCTATTTCACCCGTAAAAAATTTggtaatttgtttttgtttattaaattttaaaaattatcaaaaatttatttaaacctgattttttcatttaaatcaCATGGAATGTGGACCAAATTTGACTATTGGATTAAATTTAACCacaaaaatttggaaaaaaaataaaacccaaATGCTCTCGAAGAGAATTCTAcctcacataaaaaaaaaaaatttctctttgatataatcaacaaaaattaaaaaaataatataaaaaaacacTAGTACAAGACTACAAGCAGCGGATAAAGAATgacttatataaaaataaaaaagaagaaattacttaaatattttttaataaataaaaaaaggtcaATAACGTAATTTGACATAGCCGGCTGGTAAAGTGGACCAGGGGACAAGGCTGGAGCCAATTGTCATATCCGGACTCCAAATTCTCATCAAATCACATTTAACGTCGACCAGATTCGCTCGccaaagtgtgtgtgtgtgtgtgtgtgtgtgtgtgcgcgtgtgtttatatatatatatatatatatatatatttataagggCTAAGACCTAAAATGCATACTGAGCAATACAAGATCATTTTCGCCGGTTTTTGAGATCGAACAACGTGGTTTAGCTTTAAAGTGTAGGGGAACAGAAAGGAAAAGGGAGGAAATTAGGGTTCTTGGGCTTGTGGGTATtttgaaaaaggcaaagaaatGAGAGAAATTATAAGTATACACATTGGGCAAGCTGGGATTCAAGTGGGGAATTCATGCTGGGAGCTTTATTGCCTAGAACATGGCATTCATCCTGATGGCATGATGCCCAGGTATATTTTGTACATGCCCTTCTTGATTTTTTGTGTTTACTGTTAAATGTGCTTGTTACGATCAGAGCATTTGTGACtcaattttgagttttgaccGTTTTCAGTCTGGATGATTGTTagtgttgattttgattataCCCTCTTGATTATGTGTTATGAGCATGTAAAGATCAAAACTTGTTGCAATGTGATGGTGAAATcatgttttttctttattgtaaAATGGCTAAGTTTTTTGGTCTGGATGAACGTTGAAGTTGAATTTGACTATAACCTCTTGGTTTTTGtatgtaatttttgttaatgagCATGTAAAGATCTAAACTTTGTGGCTGGATTTGTGGGGATGTGATGGTGAAATTCTGGGCTTCCTTGGTGGGGTTTATTGTAACTGTAGTGTAGAGTTGAGCTTTGAGTTTGGATGTGTATTAAAATTTGTCTTGATTCTGCCCGAGCTTTTGTCCCTTTCTTCATCAGCTTCAACCTCTGGACGTGTAAAGATCTAAACTTTGTGGATTTACTGCAATTCATGTTAAAAATGGACATGTAAAGATCAAAACTTTGTGGGTTTattgcaattatttttaaaaatggacGTGTAAAGATCAAGACTTTGTGGGTTTACTgcattttttgtcaaaaatagacatttaaagataaaaacttTGTGAGTTTAATgcatttattgttaaaaatgttCGTGTTTTGAGTCTCTTTGAGtgctaaaattgattttgacctatgatgtgtgtgtatttttgtgaATGAACATATAAAGATCAAGAATTTGTGGCTGAATTTGTTGGGATGTGATGGTGAAATCATTGATTTTCTTGGTGGGTTTACTGTAAAAAGTTGAAATCTGGATGAGTGTTGTAGTTAATCTTGATTATATTAAGCTGAATTTGTAGGGATGTGAAGATGGGATTACGTTTTAGGGTGGGTTCATTGCATTTGATGTATTGTGTTTGTTCTGTGAGTTGGGATGGGAGTATCAGTTGAGTATTTGCTTTATTCGATGTAAATGTTGTTTAATAGGCTTTTAAAGACCAAAACTTTTTCATGGACTTATTGCATTGTGAAACATGTTAAGTATTTCCtttatatgtgtttattaaatGAGATTGGATGGGCATAAAGttgatatttcttttttcaatttacagTGCAACAAACCTTTGTAGAGCGATTAATCGGAAGgacacaaaatttaattttgtaatttaatgaTCTatgtattaataaaaataaaaataatatttatgcacaATACTGTCTAAGTATCTGTGATGTTTTTTGgtgtaatgaaaaaattagagctATTTAAGGTGATAAAGCTGCATTATATCAATATAGCAGTTAAGAATTGGGTtctcaatctctctttttACATTGTATGACTTATTTTctgttcaataaaataatttctttgttttcttcttcgtTGAATGTTTGTGCATTGTGGTTTTATTATGGTTACACAGTTTTAGTTGAAAACAATGACGacctttgaaaattttggtgTGCGTGCAGTGACAATACAATAGGTGTAGCCCATGATGCCTTCAATACATTCTTCAGTGAAACCAGTGCTGGCAGGCATGTGCCCAGAGCTGTGTTTGTTGATCTTGAACCAACTGTCATTGATGAAGTTAGAACGGGTAGCTACCGCCAGCTTTTCCACCCAGAGCAGCTTATCTCTGGCAAGGAAGATGCTGCTAACAATTTTGCAAGAGGGCATTATACTGGTAATTACTGTTGTTTGTCATTTGCATGAATGACATTTGCATTGGATAGTTTTGTGGTTTTGATTGATTGTTGCTTTGTTGTGCAGTTGGGAAGGAAATTGTGGATCTTTGCCTTGATCGTGTTCGAAAGTTATCTGATAACTGCACTGGGTTGCAAGGGTTTTTGGTGTTCAATGCTGTTGGGGGTGGTACTGGTTCCGGTCTGGGGTCGTTGTTACTGGAACGCCTATCTGTAGATTATGGAAAGAAGTCAAAGCTTGGCTTCACTATCTACCCTTCTCCTCAGGTACCTATACCAGTTGTTGACTTCAAGCCATGATGATGTACTCCAATTTCTTTCCATTCATCATTTGTTATTTGCATTTGGTGACATGGATGAAGAAATTATAAGCCGTGTGCTTGTCTGGACTTTGGACCATTTTAATAAGTATGGCATCAAAAATTAGGATCCATAGCTTTTATCAGTCTATTTTTCTAGGAATGGTCACTCTCTTGCTATTTATTATACATGCATATGTACAGATATGTTATAACTTCATTGATTTGTACCATATTATATTTCAGGTATCAACAGCAGTTGTGGAGCCTTATAACAGTGTTCTGTCTACTCATTCCCTTCTTGAACACACAGATGTTGCTGTGCTATTGGACAATGAAGCTATTTATGACATCTGCAGGAGATCCCTGGATATTGAGAGGCCAACTTACACTAATTTGAATCGATTGATATCTCAAATCATATCATCTTTGACAACTTCATTGAGGTTTGATGGAGCTATTAATGTTGATATTACAGAGTTCCAGACCAACCTTGTACCGTATCCTCGTATCCATTTCATGCTTTCATCATATGCCCCTGTCATCTCTGCTGAAAAAGCATACCATGAACAGCTTTCAGTTCCAGAGATCACAAATGCAGTCTTTGAGCCCTCAAGCATGATGGCCAAATGTGACCCCAGGCACGGGAAGTACATGGCTTGCTGCTTGATGTACCGAGGAGATGTTGTCCCCAAGGATGTTAATGCCGCTGTTGCCACTATCAAAACTAAGAGGACCGTGCAATTTGTTGACTGGTAAGGAAACTTACAGAATTTCCCGCCATAAACTGAGTAATTTTGAATAGATGGATTAACTATTCCTTTATAATTCAACTTCCAATAATGGTATCCATGGTTCTTTATGAAATTGCTTTCATTGAAAGCAAACCATCTTTGGACAACATTTATAGAAATTGGTTTGGTAAAGGCCAGATGATTCTGTAAGTGGATCTTGTTATCCGCGTTCTGTGCATGTGAATTAAGATTCACAATCACCTATTTATTGAAGAACAATGCGTATGGATGACTACATTGATTTTCcaacttaatttcaaattagttGACAAGGTTTATGGCTTTCGTCGATAATTTCTTGTCGAGTAGACTGGGTAACAAGAGAGCATAGATTATTAGTTCTTGTATATATAACCTCTGATTGAAAGCAATCCATCTTGGACAACATTTTTAGAAATTGGTTTGGTAAAGGCCGGATGATTCTGTAAGTGCATCTTGCTATCCACGTTATGTgcatatgaattaaaattcacaatcACCTATTTATCGAAGAACAATGCGTATGGATGACTACATTGTTTTTCcaacttaatttcaaataagttGACAAGGTTTATGgcttttttgataatttcttgTGTAAATTGGGTAACAAGAGAGTATTCTTGTATGTATAACCTCTTATTGAGGTTGCCAAAGCAACCTCAAGaatttatattacttgtttGATGTGCAACATTATAACTACTCTAACATTTGTCTATTTGGAATTACAGGTGCCCAACTGGCTTCAAATGTGGTATTAACTATCAGCCTCCAACTGTTGTACCTGGAGGTGACCTGGCCAAGGTTCAGCGAGCTGTTTGCATGATCAGCAACAACACAGCAGTGGCTGAAGTGTTCTCTCGCATTGATCACAAATTCGATCTCATGTATGCCAAGAGGGCATTCGTCCACTGGTACGTTGGTGAAGGCATGGAGGAAGGTGAATTCTCAGAAGCACGTGAAGATCTGGCTGCTCTTGAGAAAGATTATGAGGAAGTTGGTGCAGAAGGAGttgatgatgaggatgatgGTGAAGAATATTGATGTACTGCTTCTGCTGTAAACTATGAAGATGAGAAATATGTACATTTTGCAAGGGCATTTATGTGGAAATTTGTTGAGAAATGTGAGGGTCTGTACTCAATGCTTAGTCCCTTGCCTTTTTATTGCTTTGTTTCTTTCGTGTAGACTATTTCCTTTTGCTGTTGAACTCTCAAAATTGTGCCAATATTGTGATTCGTGGTGCTTTTAATGGTATCAGTGAAGTgatattttagaattataaGTTGCATATTGTTTCTAACAGAAATGTTGCATATCTCTGTCAAtgatatttcaatattttgactaTTGTTAATTGCATACCCTCAAGTCCTTGCCATTCTTCTTATAGTGAAGAGTTAAGATATGGCTGCTATTTGTGATTGCTGGATGCGtggattttttaatattcctaTCAATTATTTTGCGTTATATATGCGAAAATGTACCAATCTGGTGTGGTTTGTTTCTGAAAGATTATTACATAATCAAGCTGCTCTAGAACATTCTGCTTCATTTCAGGATCTTTGCTCTGTACTTCTGTGTTGAAATTTTGGTGGTTTGGAAATGGTGTGCTTTGAAGAAACCATttcgttttgtttttatcCTCTGCAATATGAGGTCACTCTATGGGTGCTGGAAACGAAATGtaaccttttcttttcttttcttttcttttttgaatggATGAAATTTAACTTTTGATCTAAAGAAAAATGCGGAATCAAGAGAAGCAGCTTCATTATTTCTGTTTTCGTCTAGTATCACAAGCGTATGCGGTTGTCCATGCATTATAATGTTGATGGCAGCAGCCAGCAGTGCATGTTTGCGTTGCCTGTGCTCTTTAAAATCCTGAATGATTTATATGAAGCTTGAAGAGTACAGCCAGTGACAAGcacttaatttcttttttattcataatccCACGACTGTTTGCCTGCAACTAGAAGCTTTCTGTTTCATCGAGGTTTTTCACAATCTGCCAATCCATCAATTGCCTGCAACTAGAAGCTTTCTGTTTCATCGAGGTTTTTCACAATCTGCCAATCCATCAATTAAGTTTAGGCTTGATTGTTTGATGCAGCTGATTTTCTTGAGTAAAACCATGTCCATAAGCTCAACAAGAAGTGTTCATATGCTCAATTTAAGAGGGGAATTATTTGGCGGAATAGACAACAAATGTCGTTCACAGTTTTAATATGCAACGGGTGAAGCATAAAAAGAACTATCATTTCTACATAATTCTCATAACTGGATATCTTAAGCTGCCACAAAGTTTAGGAGAGTCGACGATGGGATTGTATTATTTCTGAGGGAACATCTCCGCACCAGATTCCAATTCTAAGTAAACCGAACTGGTTTCAAAACTAATCAACTACTTGTCCTAGAAACAACTGACAATAAACTATAGATCACTGCAACGTGTTAGTATCATGTGTTTTTATACTTCGATGATTCAAGCCTCTTCATTACTTCACTGGCCACAGATACATTCTCAAGAAATTCATTCAAAACATAAATGAATATATGTTTCTTTCTACATTCTATGCATTCAAAATTCATAACATTGAGAAAACAAGAGAGAGCTTTGAGACATAGTGGGCAGATCCCAGAGAGCGTGGCTGGGATCAAATGCATTTTCCAGGTGCTGATTCAATCCATTCATAGCATACAGCGATGCCGAAATCTGTCTCTCTACCTTCATATGTTCGAATTCTGAAAGCTCGATGTCAAACTGTTCAGGAAAAAAAGCAGCAACAGCATGTTTATTGGGCAACTGAATCCCCCCTTGAGCCAGTGGAAGCGGATCTAACCCAGCCGGGAATGGCCATGAATGATAAAACTGAGTACTGCTGCTGGCTTCAAAATCCCCAATGCAGCTGCTCAAGTCTGGCCTATATGCATCATCAAAGATAAGGCCATCTTGTTTCATGCCCTGATATATAAAACTGTCATAGCTGTTGTTGGATAGAAAGCTATCATTGCTACTATTAGAACTACCAAGACTGCTATTATTGTCACAAACTATAGTACTTGGTTTTATGGGGGCTGTTGTGTTGCTGCCGGTGCTGGTTGTGGTTGATGGGGAGCTTTGTTTTAAGCTCCTTTTGTGATTAAGCAGGTTCCTGATCTTCAAAGAGATATGGGAGTTGGTAAACACAGGAGTGGCAAAGTTGGTTCGAGTATTTGATCCTCGGAGAAGGCAAGCAGCTTCATCATAAGCACGAGCGGCTTCTTCAGCTGTCTCAAAGGTGCCAAGCCACATTCTTATCTTCTTTGTTGTGTCTTTAATCTCTGCTACCCATTTGCCTGAAGGCCGTTGTCTCACCCCAACAAATTTGCTTTTGTTGCCAGGGTTTGTGCTGCTTTTGGCCTTGATTTTGGCTGATGAAACACCCTTTGGGCGCTGCCTTTGAACTTGTTGTCCcattgaaaatatgaaagagAAGCTATGAATCAATGGTGAGTTAAAAAAGTGCTTCTTATATAGGAGATGACATTAAGGTCCAGAAGTTATTATTGGTAGTGGGTTGCTCGTCTTGTATTCTTGTCAGCATGTCTATTAGTTTTGTTCGTTTTGAAGGGCGACTGATCTTCCAACGTTAAGgctaagggtgcgtttgggaccATTTCTAAGACAACCAAAAGCACTTCCAATTATTAAAAACAGTTATGTGCTTATATTAtagaacttttttttaattattattattataatgataaaaataaaaaaaaaacgtttCCAAACAATGCTTAAAACTTTACTTGATGATATCTCCAAGGGTCATGATTTGTGACATGCTAGCCATTTGCTATATTTCGAAAGCAAGAGTCAACTCTCTGAGTTGTAAATATCAAAGTGATTTTTCTAATGGAACCTGCGTTGCtgtcctcttcttcttcactctCAGTTGGTCAATGATTAAACATAAGCAAAATTCGTGAGATGCATAAAGTCATGACATTTGGAGATTTTAAGCCTAATGTTGATGTAaccaaattatatataaataaataaataaataaaagaagggAGAAAGCAAATGGGGAATCTCATAAGGCATGCTGCATTTGGTGGAATGGAATCTCTTTTCAAAACTACACGACAAATTCGAACTTTTTGGATGAATTGAAAGCACTTTCTCCTGATGGTCTTATCTGTAATCCAAATGAATTAACATTTTGGATGCTTCTCTAAAAGCATGCGTTTCCCTTTACAAAACATCAACAAACATTGGTGATTCAAATGCAGAACATATACGCAGCCTGATTGATGCTCATGGGAAGTACCTCTACAACAgccatttgtttttttaagaaagaaaaaaatcttttaaaagtaACATACGTGCGTGCACAAGATAACATTTTGATTAttgtgaagaaaaaaaaagtgttgcAAATTCTTCTTGAATGTTATATAGAGGAACTATCTACTGCTAAgcaaatttattcataagaTGAAGGGTTTGAGTCTCTTTATAGTTGTGACTGAAAACTCCAAGAAAATAAACCATGTACTAAAGACataacattaaattatatatgaaagttttttttttgtttgccggggggggggggggggttgcaATTATCATGTCCATATTTGGAAACACactttatcattatttataattagggGTACATCAATAGAAAAAACACATAATCTAGTTGACATTTGAGATCAAAGCcgtttaaagaaataaaaatccttaataattgttagaaatattttgaaggTTGAACTTGACATGCCAATAACATAATCTAATTGACATAAGATATTATTAACGATGCTTTTAAAGTAATTGGAGGCACTTTCAATGAAGATTCTTTTCAGTACATGACAACTTATAACTTTTGAAGGCAGGTGAGAGTAGGttttttcaaaccattcaaaataaaaatgtgtcCATCACATCATACAAGGAATCAAGCTTACACTGCCAGCCCCTGTAAAATTGAAACAAGCACCtcagaaatataaaaactaaggGACATGCTGCATCGAagattagggatggcaaaaatccccacggggacgggtaccctcggggattttccccattcggggagggtacgaggataattttatacccaattttttattcggggaggggacggggaaaattttttacccaattttttattcggggaggggacggggatgaggtggaatccccatcccctacccatttccccattttaatttttaattttatttttatttttaaaattactaataaataaataacaaaattataaatattgttaaaaataataaatatcaaaatagttg contains:
- the LOC102620032 gene encoding tubulin alpha-1 chain, giving the protein MREIISIHIGQAGIQVGNSCWELYCLEHGIHPDGMMPSDNTIGVAHDAFNTFFSETSAGRHVPRAVFVDLEPTVIDEVRTGSYRQLFHPEQLISGKEDAANNFARGHYTVGKEIVDLCLDRVRKLSDNCTGLQGFLVFNAVGGGTGSGLGSLLLERLSVDYGKKSKLGFTIYPSPQVSTAVVEPYNSVLSTHSLLEHTDVAVLLDNEAIYDICRRSLDIERPTYTNLNRLISQIISSLTTSLRFDGAINVDITEFQTNLVPYPRIHFMLSSYAPVISAEKAYHEQLSVPEITNAVFEPSSMMAKCDPRHGKYMACCLMYRGDVVPKDVNAAVATIKTKRTVQFVDWCPTGFKCGINYQPPTVVPGGDLAKVQRAVCMISNNTAVAEVFSRIDHKFDLMYAKRAFVHWYVGEGMEEGEFSEAREDLAALEKDYEEVGAEGVDDEDDGEEY
- the LOC102618007 gene encoding ethylene-responsive transcription factor ERN1, with the translated sequence MGQQVQRQRPKGVSSAKIKAKSSTNPGNKSKFVGVRQRPSGKWVAEIKDTTKKIRMWLGTFETAEEAARAYDEAACLLRGSNTRTNFATPVFTNSHISLKIRNLLNHKRSLKQSSPSTTTSTGSNTTAPIKPSTIVCDNNSSLGSSNSSNDSFLSNNSYDSFIYQGMKQDGLIFDDAYRPDLSSCIGDFEASSSTQFYHSWPFPAGLDPLPLAQGGIQLPNKHAVAAFFPEQFDIELSEFEHMKVERQISASLYAMNGLNQHLENAFDPSHALWDLPTMSQSSLLFSQCYEF